The following DNA comes from Tunturibacter psychrotolerans.
ACCCGCTGTGTTTCGCGGAACCTCAATTGCGGTGCCTACCTATATCGGCTTTGACGGCGTATTGACCTTGAGTGATGAGGCTCACGGTCCCGCCCGTACTATTCCGCGCGCGATCGTTCTGACCTGTCTAATCACAGGTCTACTCGTATCGGCTGAAATGTATCTGGCGCAGCTTGTGTGGCCGAGTGTGGCTGCTTTTCCTGACCTTGATACAGCCTATGTGGCAGTCGCACGACGCCACAACAGCGAGCGGAGGAGTCAAGGCATTCTCCGATTTCTCAGGCCTGCAACGTTCCTTGAAAGCTGTGGAGTTGCCGAAAATATCGGCTTGTGACAGAAAATGCCTTCCACGTGTGTTTCAACGATCCGCATGTGCTGTGCACACTGTCTTGAGCTTCGTGAGATCATTGCGAAACAGCATCGGGGGCAGGTAACGGTAAATTGTCCGCGGACTGCGTCTGCTGGAGAAGACGATACCCGTCCCGAGTCCGGATGTGATATTTTTGCAGGTTCCTTCCCACCAGCTTCACCGTAATAGTACGCCACCCTCGATTGGGATTTGCCTGCGGGTAGTAGCTGAGGGTGTAGAGGTGGGCCAAGTCATCCCGGATAGAGGAAAATGCTTGCTTCTCATCTCGCCAGCTCTTTGAAAAATAGGCTTTGCCACCAGTCACTTTACTCATGCGCTCAAAGACGGCAGTCGATACGGGCTCATCTTCAGCCTGTTGAGTACTGATCATGTAAATAATTGTTCCAGTAGACTGAGCCAACTCCGCCACGTCTTCCGGGGGGACCAGGCTTGCGTTGTCGGGGCCATTAGAGAAGACAACAATGGCCTTCTTTCCCGTCAACCGAGCGGCGTCCTTTACGGTCAGCAAGAGGCTGTTATAGAGCGCAGCATCATCACCGGCAACTGTGTTGCGCACGCCACGCAGAGCCTGCGACCGGTCGGAGGTGAGTGAGGCTACCCTGGAGAGGTCACGGCTGTATGAGTAGAGCGCTACCTTGCTGACGCCCTCCAGCGATCGGATGAAATCGGCGATAGAGTCCTGGGCGAATACAAATCCCCGGTACATATAGTTGCTAGTGTCGAACAGAATAAAGACGTTGGCTCCGGCGGCCCACAGATCTGGCATCTTCGCCTGATCGACAGCGGGCTTAGACACTACGTTCTGGACCGACGAGTGGCCGCTCGATGGAGGAACGTCTATCAATCGCCGGGTTGGTTCGTTCCCCTCCTCAAATGTGGCAGCCTTTTCGGGAATTTTGTCCTCGGTAATAGAGAAGTCTTCTGGACCGAGACCGCTAACGTAGTTTCCCTTTCCGTCAGTTACTGCGACATTCAGCTGTACCAGGACGACGCTTACGCGAATGCGCGAAGTATCATTCTGGGCAGTACTGAAACCGCCCCCGCAGAAAGGGAACGTAATTAGCCAGAGAAGCAGTAAATTTCTCTTCACCGTAATCCTCCTAACGTGTATTCGCATCGTTTCCCAACGGCACTGCCGTAGTAGAAGTGACGTTAACCCCGGATAACCCGGTTGTTTTGCCCTGTCGAAATTCCTCTCCCGTTTCCTGAATTGCACGAAGGATTGCTGGCCAATCATCAGGCTCTGTCGCGAAGATCTTCGTGATTGCCCGGCGACTAAGCTCTGGAACTAGGCTGTTCAGTGCTACAGGGGAATAACCCATCTCATCGGCGAGGCGAGCCCAATATAGGTTGCTGGACTCCCAAGACTCACCGAACAGGCGGCTAGAATAAGATCCAAAGAAAGGAAATGGCTTTACGTTCAGCAGCTGGCAGGCGTTCGTTCTGGCCAATGTCGGATGAGGTACACCAAAGTCTTTTGAGAGACGCTCCCAATTTACTTCAGCCGGATACCGTCGTTGGAGATCCTGGAGTTGTTGACTTGCGGGCCCCCACGAGACACTGTCGTCAGGAAATCTATTTCCGTATTCGGCCGCAAGGTAAGACGTCTCGGACGGGGTCATTCTCGGGAGCATCGCAGCCACATCTTCCGGACGACCAAGGGATTGTTGAACGCGTTCCAGCCGCTGCGAGGTCAGCCGGTCAGAGAGGATTGCTGTCACTTTTTCCCTGAGTTGTGGATTTCCCACAGACGCTGTCAACAACTCTTCACCAGATCTTTGATAGAGAGTGACGGCATGAAGTTCTACCGGAGTTACGGTCCACCAGCGCGGGAGCGTGGCGCCTACCAAAAGCTCTGGCACTAAGTCTTTCCAGATTAGCGCTTGAACATTTTCTGGAGCGAGAAAGTCCTGCTCTGTTGTTGCTAGTGCATAAGAAAGATCGACCAACGATCCAACTAGATACGCTCCGCCGCCAGCGGGTGCCCCGACGCCCAACAACATGGGGGCGCTCCAGAGACGATCCGGACTCTGGATTGAAACTCCAAGAAAGTCATGCGAGCGAACGAAGAGTGGATTATGGTGAAGCATTTGAGCGCCAGGCGGTTCATAGTAGGCGTAGTTCAAACCGACCAGCGTGTCCCGCAGAAAAGGAGTGAGCTGGCCACGAGCTGTATCAAGCTGTGCGCGCGAAGCGTGCTCCTTTATGACTTTCGTCAAATCTGTTCGCACCTGCAGTTCCGCGTGATGCGCAGTATAGTTTGGAGGTGCCCAACTGATCTTCTCGCTATTAGTAAAGATTGGACGCGGCAGGTCGAATTCGTGGAGCTCCGCTGCGAGTGGAAGCAGAGCGTCACTGTTACCTTTCCCATCAGCAATCTCTTTCAGGCCATCACTAAGGGAAAATAGCGTATCTAGCGAAACCAGACGCTGGTCTTCTAGAACCGAGTTGATCCTCGCGGCTAGGGCAACGTGTTCGCGTTGACCGTCCGGGGTCGCCTGATGCGGACCCGCAAGCAGCTCAACGAGCTGTTCTTGAGAGAAGTCAGCCTTCGCACCGGAGGCCTGCAGAAGTTCCTGGAGGGATTTTCGTGTGTCATCGAACAGTTGCGTGGAGGAAGAGATCGTAGCAAAGGGCTCGATCACTTTTTGCCACGACGTATTCAGTTCGCTCTCTGGAATTTGACCTTGCCGGGCGAAGATTTGCCAAAGTCCAACATTCGCCTGAAAAGCTCCGAGGGCATTACCGCGCAGAGTTTGATTTGAAATTTTGTCGATCACGTCCGCCGCATTCAGGAAGAGGGCGATGCCTGCATCGTTCAAAGTCGGAAACTCAGCGAACACCAGATACCAACTGTTAAGCTTTGAAAACCGATCCGCCAGCTGTCGAACGGTTTCGGGCGAAAGACGGTTGCCTGGCCGTCGTCCGCGGTCTAATTCACTCATCGTGAGATAAATTTGGAGGGGTCCGCTATCGCTGTCCATCGAGGAAAGGGCGGTCATCGTTTCAAGCAACTGTTCCGGACGATCCCAGCTCCGCGCACGTTTGACCCAACTACGAACAGTTTTAGAGTCGGACTTCTGGAGGAGAATTTCCTTCCAAACCTCGAGGTTTCCAGGCACGTGAGGATCGCCGTTCGACTCCCATTGAACTCGGTTAAATAACACAAGAAGACCGGGAGCCCTTGGAAAAACTCCCTTGACCGCATTGGTTCCAGAGGCGGCTTTCCAAAAGACGTTGTAAAGCTCTTTCAGTCGTGGAGGTTCCGTAAGGTGCATTTGCTGCGTCTGACTAACCCGCGACAAGGCATCGAAGTAGGCAGCTAGCCAGCCGCTATCTTTCACAAGCAAGTTAGTGACGAAATCACCGGGCAACTCTGGACTAGCGCCAACCAGTTCCTTCCAACCAGCTTGTGCACCTGCCCCACCGGGGACTGTGACCTGTCCAGAGCGGATTGTTATCTGGCTTCCGTAAAAATCCAAGACGCTAGCCGATGAGAGGAGCTTCCTAAGGCCTGGCGAGTCTTTCAATGCAACGCTTGTCTCGTCGTCCATTTTAGCCAGTGCCCAATAGAGCCTGGCTACGGAAGGGTCGCCCAACAGTGCATCTACTAGACTCCCCGACCCAGACTTCGAGCTGAGCCCAACCCAATCGCCTTCGTGGAAAAGGGCTGGAACCCGAGATGCCGGATACGGGTACGTGAATGGTATCCCCTTCTGGAGATCTTCCTCGAGTTCGACTAGGGGAAAGCCTGAATCAATCGTAAGAAAGGCTCTTTCCGGGTTTGCGGTCTCTAAGGTGAAGTTTTTCTGGCCACACCCCGCTCGCAGTCGGTAACCGAGAATCTGAACCAGAGTACCCGCGTCGTCACAACCCGCTACTCGAATCGTGCTGCTCGAGCCGGCCAAAACTTGAAGTTCTCTCGCCTGGGCCACGTAGCGATCAATCAGTATCAGGAATTCGGTCGGAGTGTTTTGCTGATAGCCACGAAGGTAGACGTTTCGTGCTAACAGGGCCAGCACATCATCTTTGGAGACCTTCTGACTGATGCCGGCCATTCGGAGAAAAGATCGGAGAGGGCCAGGGATGATTACGCTATCCTTTTGGATCGCTGTGGAGTTGGCCGCGAGAGGCTGGGAGTTCGCCGAGGCGGGCAATAAAGCCCCTTTGGCCACAGTGCAAGGGAGAATCAGGTAACAAATACAAAGATATAGCCGGGCCGCTAGAGGAACGTGTGACAGATACGACGGAGACTTCATCACTGGACACCTTCTAAGAACCGTGAAGATCTATGGCGCCGATCACTGCGGATGCAAAGCCCAGTCAAGCAAAGGAATTGACGTGGGTTGACAGCTAAGAACCGGGAATCTACCACGAACCGTGGATGATTCGCAAATGCTTGACCTTGCGGCTCTTCTCTTCTACGGATCTAAGCGGTAGCCTATCCGGTTGTGCCTCAACACCTTTGATCGCGAAGATTTTTGGCATGCGGTGTTTGGAGGGTACTGTACTACCTCTCCGCAGCCATTTGCCAGAGTGGAACAAATAAATCTCAAAAAATCTGGTCCGTACTCGCCGCTCCGCTACGTCCGTTGCTCGGCTACCGATTGTATTCTCTCTTGTGGCGCTGGGCACCCCTCCACTAGGTCAGCCGCAACCGTTCGCCACGGAGACGAACGGTTGCGGGCAGTCTTGACCATCCTTGGCCATGCTTGTGGGCGACCTTTTTACTTGATTACTCGCTAACAGAGGCCGTGAGAGGTATTGCGATTTGTATCGTCATCTTCTGTCGGCTGTCTTGCGACGAATCGCCCAAG
Coding sequences within:
- a CDS encoding VWA domain-containing protein, coding for MKRNLLLLWLITFPFCGGGFSTAQNDTSRIRVSVVLVQLNVAVTDGKGNYVSGLGPEDFSITEDKIPEKAATFEEGNEPTRRLIDVPPSSGHSSVQNVVSKPAVDQAKMPDLWAAGANVFILFDTSNYMYRGFVFAQDSIADFIRSLEGVSKVALYSYSRDLSRVASLTSDRSQALRGVRNTVAGDDAALYNSLLLTVKDAARLTGKKAIVVFSNGPDNASLVPPEDVAELAQSTGTIIYMISTQQAEDEPVSTAVFERMSKVTGGKAYFSKSWRDEKQAFSSIRDDLAHLYTLSYYPQANPNRGWRTITVKLVGRNLQKYHIRTRDGYRLLQQTQSADNLPLPAPDAVSQ